The Formosa sp. Hel1_33_131 genome window below encodes:
- a CDS encoding SixA phosphatase family protein — protein MMKESLIIILIILGFQSCVGAQKDSEIFTIYLVRHSEKDLTSNNYSNPPLSQCGAERSENLSNFLSDVALDVIYSTDYIRTQNTALPTALSKGLEISEYNPQELEDFSKLLIDSKQDALVVGHSNTTGVLAGLLVGEEIGAFDLDIYDRVYQVLIYKNSGRLHLLHTAFDCSE, from the coding sequence ATGATGAAAGAATCTCTCATAATAATTTTAATAATTTTAGGGTTTCAATCTTGCGTTGGCGCCCAGAAAGACAGCGAAATATTTACAATATATTTAGTTAGACATTCAGAAAAAGATTTAACATCCAATAATTATTCAAACCCTCCACTTTCTCAATGTGGCGCGGAAAGATCGGAGAATTTAAGTAATTTTCTTAGTGATGTAGCCCTTGATGTTATATACAGCACGGACTATATTCGAACTCAAAATACAGCACTTCCAACAGCACTGTCCAAAGGACTGGAGATTAGTGAATACAACCCTCAAGAACTTGAGGATTTTTCAAAATTATTAATCGACAGCAAACAAGACGCACTCGTTGTTGGGCATAGCAATACCACAGGGGTTTTAGCGGGCTTATTGGTCGGTGAAGAGATAGGGGCATTTGATTTAGACATCTATGATCGTGTTTATCAGGTATTAATTTATAAAAATAGTGGTCGGCTTCATTTATTACATACCGCTTTTGATTGCAGTGAATAA
- a CDS encoding winged helix-turn-helix transcriptional regulator, translating to MKVTKDLCPVTSFTEMLGGKWKLIIINIIRTRGVIRFGQLAAAIPNISRKVLTDQLKSLEKDNLIKRKQYQQIPPKVEYSLTKKSESLCSVFKTIEDWVNQP from the coding sequence ATGAAAGTAACTAAAGACCTATGTCCAGTGACTTCTTTTACCGAAATGTTGGGAGGGAAATGGAAGCTTATAATTATCAATATTATTCGAACAAGAGGTGTGATTCGATTTGGTCAACTTGCAGCAGCAATCCCAAATATTTCAAGAAAGGTTTTGACAGACCAATTAAAGAGTTTGGAAAAAGACAATCTTATAAAGAGAAAACAATACCAACAAATCCCTCCAAAAGTAGAATACTCTTTAACTAAAAAATCTGAAAGTCTTTGCAGTGTTTTTAAGACCATTGAAGACTGGGTAAACCAACCTTAA
- a CDS encoding YceI family protein: MKTKNLVSILLIVVTTTAFSQIKFDLEKGNVKWTGKKITNQAHSGSLKFSSASLSLENSNKPFGVFTVDMTSLTSDDLTGEWKQKLEGHLKSDDFFYVEKHPEATLVIKKVNSQNKNSYELTGVLTIKGITQTVDFNLIVYNDRIESKLTFDRSKHDIQFASGSFFENLGDTLILDEITLDITLQKI; encoded by the coding sequence ATGAAAACAAAAAATTTAGTATCAATCTTACTAATTGTAGTTACAACGACTGCTTTTTCACAAATTAAATTTGATTTAGAAAAAGGAAATGTCAAATGGACCGGAAAGAAAATCACAAATCAAGCCCACTCAGGTTCTTTAAAGTTTAGTTCTGCATCATTATCATTAGAAAACTCAAACAAACCATTTGGCGTCTTTACGGTGGATATGACGTCATTGACTAGTGATGATTTAACTGGAGAATGGAAACAAAAACTTGAAGGGCACTTGAAGTCTGACGACTTTTTCTACGTTGAGAAACACCCTGAAGCAACCTTGGTTATCAAAAAAGTGAATTCTCAAAATAAGAACTCTTATGAACTAACAGGAGTTTTAACAATTAAAGGCATTACCCAGACTGTCGATTTTAATTTAATTGTTTATAACGATAGAATTGAAAGTAAATTAACTTTTGATCGGTCAAAACATGACATTCAATTTGCTTCAGGAAGCTTTTTTGAAAACTTGGGAGATACTCTAATATTAGATGAAATTACTCTTGACATAACATTACAAAAAATATAA
- a CDS encoding DoxX family protein yields the protein MDLNLSILIFSAVSFIFYGITSFFSKRMLSEYARWGYKNQRILLGCLQLLGGIGLLVGIVNPILLSVASFLLTFMMITAIFVRIKIKDSTVQMLPAIFYTVLNFIILYNSLT from the coding sequence ATGGATTTAAACCTTAGTATCCTTATATTTTCGGCAGTTTCATTTATTTTTTACGGGATTACTTCTTTTTTTTCAAAGAGAATGCTGTCCGAATATGCGCGTTGGGGCTATAAAAATCAACGGATTTTGTTGGGCTGTTTGCAACTATTAGGAGGGATCGGCTTACTCGTTGGGATTGTCAATCCGATACTGCTTTCGGTAGCTTCTTTTTTATTAACTTTTATGATGATTACGGCTATTTTTGTAAGAATCAAAATAAAAGACAGTACCGTTCAGATGCTGCCTGCTATTTTTTATACCGTGTTAAACTTTATAATATTATACAATTCACTAACGTAG
- a CDS encoding DoxX family protein, with amino-acid sequence METISILAQLIVALSVTVVWVFRYDNIVVEFKHYGLSDLLRNAVGASKIALATVLILGIWHQEFLVPASLLMAILMLGAQYCHIKVKNPLAKFVPSFVLLLLCLFIAAFNYGLL; translated from the coding sequence ATGGAAACTATTTCAATTTTGGCGCAGCTTATTGTTGCACTCTCAGTAACTGTTGTGTGGGTTTTTAGGTATGATAATATCGTTGTAGAATTTAAACACTACGGTCTTTCTGACTTGCTAAGAAATGCAGTTGGTGCTTCTAAAATAGCACTCGCAACCGTTCTAATTTTAGGAATTTGGCATCAAGAATTTTTAGTACCAGCGTCACTTTTAATGGCAATTTTAATGCTAGGAGCTCAATATTGTCATATAAAAGTAAAAAATCCTTTGGCTAAATTTGTGCCTTCTTTTGTACTTTTACTCTTGTGCTTATTTATTGCGGCCTTTAATTATGGTTTATTATAG
- a CDS encoding helix-turn-helix domain-containing protein produces the protein MSKKKIILLPKSEKILSQLGANIRLARLRRKLSAEQLSERAHIGRSTLWKIEEGKASVSMGNYLQVLLVLGLEKDLLNVADDDVLGRKIQDIDLVVKERAPKKHK, from the coding sequence ATGTCTAAAAAGAAAATCATATTACTCCCTAAGTCTGAAAAAATACTTTCTCAATTAGGGGCGAATATTCGCCTGGCAAGACTGCGCAGAAAATTAAGTGCAGAACAGCTTTCAGAAAGAGCCCACATAGGACGGTCAACACTCTGGAAAATTGAAGAAGGCAAAGCCTCTGTGTCTATGGGCAATTACCTTCAAGTACTCCTTGTTTTAGGATTGGAAAAAGATCTTTTAAATGTTGCAGATGACGATGTTTTAGGTCGAAAAATTCAAGACATAGACCTTGTAGTAAAAGAAAGAGCCCCTAAAAAACATAAATGA
- a CDS encoding type II toxin-antitoxin system HipA family toxin, which produces MMRAERRTLFVYAHWVGLDQPTLMGMLYSSLSKGKELFSFEYDRAWLKLPESRAIDPDLQLYSGPQYLKGEKSNFGMFMDSSPDRWGRLLIRRKEAVLARKENRKARTLFETDYVLGVFDENRMGALRFKTAADGPFMDNNTKISAPPWTALRDLEFASLQLEKEGATDDPEYLDWLHILMAPGSSLGGARPKANVQAKDGSLWIAKFPSGNDDKDVGAWEQLVYELAIQCRIDMAESRIQKFSHHQHTFLTKRFDRTADGQRVHFASAITLLGYTDGTNVHDGVSYLELVEFLMKNGANIDEDLIKLWTRIVFNICVSNTDDHLRNHGFLLTQSGWVLSPAYDMNAIENGSGLTLNIDENDNSLSIELALEVAPYFRLNPNKAQEIMDHILKVISNWRELAKKIGVSRSEMERMHTCFKS; this is translated from the coding sequence ATGATGAGAGCCGAAAGAAGAACGCTTTTCGTGTATGCACATTGGGTGGGTTTAGACCAACCAACGCTAATGGGAATGTTATACAGTTCATTATCGAAAGGAAAGGAATTGTTCTCATTTGAATACGATAGAGCATGGTTAAAGTTACCAGAATCTAGAGCTATTGATCCGGATTTACAATTGTATTCTGGCCCTCAATATCTGAAGGGTGAGAAGTCTAATTTTGGTATGTTTATGGATTCGTCACCAGACCGTTGGGGGCGCTTATTAATAAGGCGAAAAGAAGCCGTGCTCGCAAGAAAAGAAAACCGAAAAGCAAGAACCCTTTTTGAAACCGACTACGTTCTTGGTGTCTTTGATGAAAACAGAATGGGTGCGCTACGGTTTAAAACCGCTGCAGACGGTCCTTTTATGGACAACAACACGAAAATATCCGCACCACCTTGGACCGCATTGCGCGATTTAGAATTTGCAAGTTTACAATTAGAAAAAGAAGGGGCGACAGACGATCCTGAATATTTAGATTGGCTACATATACTCATGGCACCTGGGTCATCATTAGGAGGTGCTAGACCCAAAGCAAATGTACAAGCCAAAGATGGTTCATTATGGATTGCAAAATTTCCTAGTGGTAACGATGATAAAGACGTTGGTGCGTGGGAACAGCTCGTTTATGAGCTTGCCATTCAATGTAGAATTGATATGGCAGAATCAAGAATTCAAAAATTTTCGCACCATCAACATACGTTTCTAACAAAGCGTTTTGATAGAACTGCTGATGGACAACGGGTTCACTTTGCTTCGGCAATCACTTTATTGGGCTATACGGATGGCACCAACGTTCATGATGGGGTTAGCTACCTGGAGCTTGTAGAGTTCTTAATGAAAAATGGCGCGAATATCGATGAAGACTTGATAAAACTTTGGACGCGAATTGTCTTTAACATCTGCGTTTCTAACACAGATGATCACCTACGTAATCATGGGTTTTTACTAACACAAAGCGGTTGGGTTCTTTCGCCTGCTTATGATATGAATGCCATAGAAAACGGCAGTGGTCTTACCCTGAATATTGACGAAAATGATAACTCTCTAAGTATCGAATTGGCACTAGAAGTCGCCCCTTATTTCAGATTAAACCCTAATAAAGCACAAGAAATTATGGATCATATTTTAAAAGTCATCTCGAATTGGAGAGAACTCGCAAAAAAAATTGGGGTGTCAAGATCTGAAATGGAAAGAATGCATACTTGTTTTAAGTCTTAA
- a CDS encoding alpha/beta hydrolase produces MKTLKKIIFLSLFLALYLGCSKDNPEEPEVVEAYEALNVSYGSDPKQVFDIYLPENRTNNTKILILVHGGTWISGDKEDMDIIKDSISSLHPNVGIINMNYTLASFGNPPIPLQTEDISSVVDYISMNKSSLTVSDDIGFIGFSSGAHLALLWSYAYDDNNQVDMVCSIVGPANFTDPAYYDNPAYQPVFQLFGSPSIEFLEAASPYHRATATSPPTLLFYGGMDPLVPTSQGVELDAQLTTLGVAHEFHFYPQEGHGWEGDNLLDTTSKLSTYIDTYIETE; encoded by the coding sequence ATGAAAACACTTAAAAAAATTATTTTCTTATCCCTATTTTTGGCACTTTACTTAGGTTGTTCTAAAGACAATCCAGAGGAACCCGAAGTGGTGGAAGCCTATGAAGCTTTAAACGTTTCTTATGGTTCAGACCCAAAACAAGTTTTTGATATTTACCTTCCAGAAAACCGAACCAACAATACTAAAATTCTCATTTTAGTTCACGGAGGCACATGGATTTCAGGAGACAAGGAGGACATGGATATCATTAAAGATTCTATTTCATCCCTTCACCCCAATGTGGGAATTATTAATATGAACTATACCTTAGCCAGTTTTGGTAATCCCCCAATCCCCTTGCAAACAGAGGATATTTCATCGGTGGTCGATTATATTTCTATGAATAAATCCTCACTTACTGTGAGTGATGACATTGGTTTTATTGGTTTTAGTTCAGGGGCTCATTTAGCATTATTGTGGAGCTATGCCTATGACGACAATAACCAAGTAGATATGGTTTGTAGTATAGTTGGACCTGCTAATTTCACAGATCCTGCCTATTATGATAACCCGGCGTATCAACCAGTCTTTCAATTATTTGGAAGCCCTTCTATCGAGTTTTTAGAAGCTGCGAGCCCTTACCACAGAGCAACCGCAACTTCGCCGCCAACCCTATTGTTTTACGGAGGTATGGATCCTTTAGTCCCAACCTCGCAAGGAGTCGAACTAGATGCACAACTCACCACCCTAGGGGTGGCACATGAGTTTCACTTTTACCCACAAGAAGGTCATGGCTGGGAAGGAGATAACTTGTTAGACACGACCTCAAAATTATCAACCTATATAGATACGTATATAGAAACGGAGTAG
- a CDS encoding alpha/beta hydrolase family protein, which translates to MVIEERNKVIKGPHRLPILLDIFYNKNVTDAPLIIFCHGYKGFKDWGAWNLLSKTFAASGVAVLKFNFSHNGGTVEQPIDFPDLEAFGHNNYTKELDDLNQVLDWVETTYAKHSYIDVSNITLVGHSRGGGIVTLKAAEDSRVKNLVSLAGVSDFKSRFPKGSDLEAWKSSGVSFVMNGRTKQQMPHYFQFYKNFKANASKLNIQDAAKNLKLPHLIIHGDSDTSVDLKEALELHEWHPQSELMVLEGANHVFGSHHPWDSSELPPCLQEIHSKITHFINNLC; encoded by the coding sequence ATGGTCATTGAAGAAAGAAATAAAGTCATTAAGGGTCCACATCGTTTACCAATCTTGTTAGATATTTTTTATAATAAGAATGTAACGGATGCGCCGCTCATCATCTTTTGCCATGGCTATAAAGGCTTTAAAGACTGGGGTGCTTGGAATTTACTTTCAAAGACCTTTGCGGCGTCTGGGGTAGCCGTTTTAAAATTTAATTTTTCTCACAATGGCGGGACAGTTGAGCAACCAATCGATTTTCCAGACCTTGAAGCTTTTGGTCATAACAACTACACCAAAGAATTAGACGATTTGAATCAGGTGCTGGATTGGGTGGAAACAACCTATGCGAAACACTCATATATTGATGTCTCTAATATTACTTTAGTAGGTCATAGCCGTGGTGGTGGGATTGTCACTCTAAAAGCAGCTGAAGATTCCCGTGTTAAAAATCTTGTAAGCCTTGCAGGGGTTTCTGATTTTAAATCGAGATTCCCTAAAGGGTCGGATCTTGAGGCTTGGAAATCGTCAGGTGTAAGTTTTGTGATGAATGGGCGCACCAAACAACAGATGCCTCATTATTTTCAATTCTATAAAAATTTCAAGGCGAATGCGTCCAAACTGAACATTCAAGACGCTGCTAAAAATTTAAAGCTACCACACTTAATTATTCATGGAGATTCAGACACAAGTGTGGATTTAAAAGAGGCGTTGGAATTACATGAATGGCATCCACAGAGTGAACTCATGGTATTGGAAGGCGCGAATCATGTCTTTGGAAGCCATCATCCTTGGGATTCTAGTGAATTACCCCCTTGTTTACAGGAAATTCACTCAAAAATCACCCACTTTATTAACAATTTGTGCTAG
- a CDS encoding PD-(D/E)XK nuclease family protein, whose product MEWSKLNKTTGFLPEIIAIETFIEELSQLRLLSSTELIFEFYEVYLELTPLKERDSFDSFSKWAPIVLQDFNEIDRYLIPQNQIFEYLSAIQEINHWSLEPNSTPLIKGYLSFWKKVHTYYTKFTAHLLQKGAGYQGLIYREAVENLEAYIQNHPDKSHVFLGFNALNASESTIIQELLQQDKAKIYWDIDQTFIETPQHDAGYFIRQHQKTWRHFKSQPFKWVSNHYTNPKNISVVGTPKNIGQVKYVGALLQQLYTENKLQNTALVLGNEDLLIPILNSIPSCIEDINITMGLPLKQIPFSAFIDQWFQLHKDPTPLYYYQDVIGVLSHQFVRPLFQTQEEDAAQLIITTIKHQNLISLSKDQIIAIAPNHKENLELLFATWNDQPNKAIERVLTLIFKLKDHYTKSKNNHLLALEYLYRFSEIFNHLQRLNVTYSYITSIKVLQSLYKELLSLETLDFKGQPLKGLQIMGMLESRVLDFETVIIVSVNEGVLPAGKTNNSFIPFDVKIENGLPTYKEKDAVYTYHFYRLLQRAKNAHIIYNTEPDVLSGGERSRFITQLEFEAHHNLDHKIVIPETPQITPQLLTVKKSPEIISKLKTVAAKGFSPSSLSQYIRNPIDFYNQKILGVKADILLEETVAANTFGSIIHNTLEAFYKPFIGKVLEPAMLMGLKSKIDATVTYYFKELYKEGDITQGLNLISFEIAKRYVSNFLNYELACINKGDEIIIEAIESKMAVAIDIPELKTPIQLIGTIDRIDVCNGTRRIIDYKTSQVSQSELELVHWDDITSDYKAHSKSFQIMTYAYMLNTETPFTTPVEAGIISFKNLKSGLLKFAKKDKPGAYAQKTTLLSTDFLVRYEHELKTLILELFNPDIEIIEKEV is encoded by the coding sequence ATGGAGTGGTCCAAATTAAACAAAACAACAGGCTTCTTACCTGAAATAATTGCCATTGAGACCTTTATAGAAGAGCTATCTCAATTAAGACTCCTTAGCAGTACCGAACTTATCTTTGAGTTTTACGAAGTCTATTTAGAGCTTACACCCCTAAAAGAAAGAGATTCATTTGATAGTTTTTCAAAATGGGCGCCCATTGTACTTCAAGATTTTAATGAAATTGACCGCTATTTAATTCCTCAAAATCAGATTTTTGAATACCTATCCGCCATTCAGGAGATCAATCATTGGTCTTTAGAGCCAAATTCAACTCCCCTTATCAAAGGCTATTTGTCTTTTTGGAAAAAGGTGCATACGTATTACACCAAATTCACGGCGCATCTTCTTCAAAAAGGAGCAGGCTATCAAGGCTTAATTTACAGAGAAGCCGTCGAAAACCTAGAGGCCTACATTCAAAACCATCCAGATAAGTCGCATGTCTTTTTAGGGTTTAATGCTTTGAATGCTTCTGAATCCACCATCATTCAGGAGTTGTTACAACAAGACAAAGCAAAAATTTATTGGGACATCGACCAAACGTTTATAGAGACTCCCCAACACGATGCGGGATACTTTATAAGACAACATCAAAAAACGTGGAGACATTTTAAATCTCAACCCTTTAAGTGGGTTTCTAATCATTATACCAATCCCAAAAATATATCCGTCGTTGGAACCCCTAAAAACATAGGTCAGGTTAAATATGTGGGTGCACTTTTACAACAGTTATATACCGAAAACAAACTCCAAAATACAGCCTTGGTTTTAGGGAATGAGGATTTATTGATTCCGATATTGAATTCAATTCCGAGCTGTATAGAGGACATTAATATCACCATGGGATTGCCTTTAAAGCAAATCCCTTTTTCAGCCTTTATCGATCAATGGTTTCAGCTTCATAAAGACCCTACACCCCTGTACTATTACCAAGATGTGATTGGCGTATTGTCGCACCAATTTGTGCGTCCCTTGTTTCAAACTCAAGAGGAAGATGCGGCTCAATTGATCATCACGACGATTAAACATCAAAACTTAATAAGCCTCTCTAAAGATCAAATCATTGCCATCGCTCCCAATCATAAAGAAAATTTAGAGCTTTTGTTTGCGACTTGGAACGACCAGCCTAACAAAGCGATTGAACGTGTTTTAACGCTTATTTTTAAACTGAAAGACCATTATACCAAATCTAAAAATAACCACTTATTAGCTTTAGAATATTTATATCGGTTTTCAGAAATTTTCAATCACCTACAACGCTTAAACGTTACTTATAGCTATATCACGAGCATCAAAGTTTTACAAAGTCTTTATAAAGAATTATTGAGTCTCGAAACCTTGGACTTTAAAGGACAACCGTTGAAAGGACTTCAGATCATGGGGATGTTGGAATCCCGGGTTTTAGATTTTGAAACAGTGATAATTGTCTCAGTCAACGAAGGGGTGTTGCCGGCAGGTAAAACCAATAATTCTTTTATCCCTTTTGATGTTAAAATTGAAAACGGACTGCCTACCTACAAAGAAAAGGATGCGGTCTATACCTATCACTTTTATCGATTGCTTCAGCGCGCTAAGAATGCACATATCATTTATAACACCGAGCCCGATGTATTAAGTGGTGGCGAACGCAGTCGTTTTATAACCCAATTAGAGTTTGAAGCACATCACAACTTAGATCATAAAATAGTCATTCCAGAGACACCACAGATTACTCCGCAATTACTCACGGTAAAGAAATCCCCTGAAATTATTTCAAAACTTAAAACGGTGGCAGCGAAAGGATTTTCACCCTCCTCATTAAGTCAATACATTCGGAATCCAATTGATTTTTACAATCAGAAAATTTTAGGGGTCAAGGCTGATATTCTTTTAGAAGAAACGGTTGCTGCGAATACGTTTGGAAGTATCATTCATAACACACTGGAAGCTTTTTACAAACCATTTATTGGAAAGGTTTTGGAACCAGCAATGCTGATGGGTTTAAAATCCAAAATCGATGCGACAGTCACCTATTATTTTAAGGAACTTTATAAAGAAGGCGATATCACTCAGGGACTCAATCTGATTAGTTTTGAAATTGCCAAACGCTATGTTTCAAATTTTTTGAACTACGAATTAGCCTGTATCAATAAGGGCGATGAGATTATAATTGAAGCGATAGAATCCAAAATGGCGGTTGCCATTGACATTCCCGAACTCAAAACCCCGATTCAATTGATTGGAACCATTGACCGAATCGATGTGTGCAATGGGACTCGCAGAATTATTGATTATAAAACCTCACAGGTATCTCAATCCGAACTGGAGTTGGTACATTGGGACGACATCACCAGCGACTATAAAGCGCATAGTAAAAGTTTTCAGATCATGACGTATGCATATATGCTAAATACCGAAACGCCGTTCACGACGCCAGTGGAAGCGGGTATCATCTCGTTTAAAAATCTAAAATCAGGGTTATTGAAGTTTGCTAAGAAAGACAAACCGGGAGCCTATGCTCAGAAAACCACCTTATTGTCCACGGATTTTTTAGTCCGTTATGAGCACGAACTCAAAACACTCATTCTAGAGCTTTTTAATCCAGACATTGAGATTATCGAAAAAGAAGTTTAA
- a CDS encoding OmpA family protein translates to MKNLNRLILTTLLVFAIGNVNAQDENNPWQLTIGVNAVDVFPVGEDAPQGDYFQEFYNVEENWSILPSISLISLQKYVEDGFSVGFSGSINRLDKWGQTQDGTPVSVNNLMYYAVDGNVKYSLSGLLNTKKLEPFVGIGGGYTWIEEGAFNSNSGAGGSALVGAGTLNGTVGLAYWFSDNVGITAQSTYKHSFKDYLTKHFQHSVGVAFKFGGVDTDGDGIYDKHDLCPEVPGLEEFNGCPDTDGDGIEDSKDTCPELAGLAEYNGCPDTDGDGVSDNNDTCPNEAGLKALAGCPDADADGLANAQDECPNEAGPVANNGCPWKDSDGDGVLDKDDNCPTEAGTVANNGCPEMIPTDELQTKLTSYARTINFSLGKSDLKQSAYPTLKAITAILKEYPTANFVVEGHTDSTGTNKNFNQLLSERRAQKVVDYLVENGVAADRLTSIGFGENNPIESNMTAAGRTANRRVEVKLAE, encoded by the coding sequence ATGAAAAATCTTAACAGATTAATTCTAACAACATTACTAGTCTTCGCGATTGGCAATGTAAATGCACAAGACGAAAACAACCCATGGCAACTTACAATTGGTGTAAATGCTGTAGATGTATTTCCTGTCGGTGAAGACGCTCCTCAAGGAGATTATTTCCAAGAATTCTATAACGTAGAAGAAAACTGGAGTATTCTTCCCTCAATTTCTTTAATTTCTTTACAAAAATATGTTGAAGATGGTTTCTCTGTAGGGTTTTCAGGGTCTATAAACAGACTGGACAAATGGGGACAAACTCAAGATGGGACACCTGTTTCTGTAAACAATCTAATGTATTATGCAGTTGATGGAAACGTGAAATACAGCCTTTCAGGATTGTTGAATACAAAAAAACTAGAGCCATTTGTTGGTATCGGTGGTGGATATACTTGGATCGAAGAAGGTGCTTTTAATAGCAACTCTGGTGCAGGGGGCTCCGCTTTAGTGGGAGCTGGAACTTTAAATGGAACTGTTGGTTTGGCGTATTGGTTTTCTGACAACGTTGGAATCACAGCGCAGTCTACATACAAGCATTCTTTTAAAGATTACTTAACAAAACATTTCCAACATTCTGTAGGAGTTGCTTTCAAATTTGGAGGAGTTGACACAGATGGAGATGGTATATATGACAAACATGATCTTTGTCCAGAAGTACCTGGTTTAGAAGAATTCAACGGATGTCCTGACACAGATGGAGATGGCATTGAAGATTCAAAAGATACGTGTCCTGAATTAGCTGGTCTAGCTGAGTACAACGGATGTCCTGATACAGACGGAGACGGTGTATCTGATAACAATGACACATGTCCTAATGAAGCTGGATTAAAAGCATTAGCGGGTTGTCCAGATGCAGATGCAGATGGTCTTGCAAATGCTCAAGATGAATGTCCAAATGAAGCAGGCCCAGTGGCTAACAACGGATGTCCTTGGAAAGATAGTGACGGTGACGGTGTTTTAGATAAAGATGACAACTGTCCTACGGAAGCAGGAACTGTTGCTAACAATGGTTGTCCTGAAATGATTCCAACGGATGAATTACAGACAAAACTTACAAGTTACGCAAGAACAATCAACTTTAGCTTAGGGAAATCAGATTTGAAACAATCAGCATACCCAACTTTAAAGGCTATTACAGCAATTCTAAAAGAATACCCTACAGCTAACTTTGTTGTTGAAGGACATACAGACAGCACGGGTACTAATAAAAATTTCAACCAATTACTCTCTGAAAGAAGAGCTCAAAAAGTTGTAGATTATTTAGTGGAAAATGGTGTTGCAGCAGATAGATTAACTTCGATTGGTTTTGGTGAAAACAACCCAATTGAATCTAACATGACTGCCGCAGGAAGAACGGCTAACAGACGTGTAGAAGTTAAATTGGCTGAATAG